The following are encoded in a window of Gopherus flavomarginatus isolate rGopFla2 chromosome 10, rGopFla2.mat.asm, whole genome shotgun sequence genomic DNA:
- the GRB14 gene encoding growth factor receptor-bound protein 14 isoform X1, translating to MSLYARRVTLPAITPIVLQKRVIKVYSEDDTSRALEVPSDVTARDVCQLLILKNHFIDDHSWTLFEHLPRIGLERILEDHELVIEIQSHWGIEEENRLYFRKNYAKYEFFKHPVNYFPEHMVSLSSETSGVIGHTQILQMFLSSSTYPEIHGYLHAKEQGKKSSWKKLYFLLRRSGLYFSTKGASKEPRHLQFFCEFSSSDMYMSLAGKKMSGTPANYGFCFKPNKAGGAKDLKQLCADDEQSRTCWMTAIRLLKYGMQLYQNYMQPYQGRGGCSSLTISPMRSISENSLVAMDFSGHRSRVIENPTEALSVAVEEGLAWRRKGCLRLNTHGSPTTSQSATSSVGMCELIYSPRRDAIMFITIFIIFPAIHRTQLWFHHKISRDEAQRLILQQGLVDGVFLVRDSQSNPKTFVLSMSHGLKIKHFQIVPLEDDGKLFYTLDDGHTRFTDLIQLVEFYQLNKGVLPCKLKHYCARIAL from the exons GTAATTAAAGTATACAGTGAGGATGACACTAGCAGAGCTTTGGAAGTGCCAAGTGATGTAACAGCCAGAGATGTATGCCAGCTATTAATACTGAAGAATCATTTCATAGATGACCACAGCTGGACACTGTTTGAACACCTTCCTCGCATAGGTCTAG aAAGAATTCTAGAAGACCACGAATTGGTAATTGAAATTCAGTCACACTGGGGAATCGAAGAAGAAAATAGACTGTATTTTAGAAAAAACTATGCCAAATATGAGTTTTTTAAACACCCAGTG AATTATTTTCCAGAGCATATGGTGTCGTTGTCAAGCGAGACTAGTGGAGTGATAGGCCACACACAGATATTACAG atgtTCCTAAGTTCCAGCACATATCCTGAAATTCATGGTTATTTGCATGCAAAGGAGCAAGGGAAGAAATCATCATGGAAAAAATTATACTTTCTTTTGAGAAGATCTGgcctgtatttttccactaaAGGGGCATCAAAG GAACCAAGGCATCTGCAGTTTTTCTGTGAATTCAGCAGTAGTGATATGTATATGTCTTTGGCAGGCAAAAAGATGTCTGGAACACCAGCAAACTATGGATTCTGCTTTAAG CCTAACAAAGCAGGAGGAGCCAAAGACCTGAAGCAGCTCTGTGCAGATGACGAGCAGAGTAGGACTTGCTGGATGACAGCAATTAGATTACTTAAG TATGGAATGCAGCTGTATCAGAATTACATGCAAccatatcaaggtagaggtggcTGCAGTTCTCTGACTATATCACCTATG AGAAGTATTTCAGAAAATTCCTTGGTAGCAATGGACTTCTCAGGACATAGAAGCAGAGTTATTGAAAATCCAACAGAAGCCCTTTCAGTTGCAGTTGAAGAAGGGTTAGCATGGCGG AGAAAAGGGTGTTTACGACTCAACACACATGGAAGTCCTACCACCTCTCAAAGTGCCACATCCAGTGTAGGTATGTGTGAATTAATTTACAGCCCCAGAAGAGATGCAATAATGTTTATAACGATCTTTATAATTTTTCCAGCAATACATAGAACACAACTGTGGTTTCACCATAAAATCTCTAGGGATGAAGCTCAACGACTTATTTTACAGCAAGGACTTGTAGATGG GGTTTTCTTGGTACGGGATAGCCAAAGTAATCCCAAAACGTTTGTATTGTCAATGAGCCATGGACTAAAAATAAAGCACTTTCAAATTGTACCA CTGGAAGATGATGGAAAGCTATTCTATACACTGGATGATGGTCACACCAGATTTACTGATCTCATCCAGCTTGTGGAGTTCTACCAGCTCAATAAAGGAGTATTACCTTGCAAGTTAAAACACTATTGTGCCCGAATTGCTCTTTAA
- the GRB14 gene encoding growth factor receptor-bound protein 14 isoform X2 — protein MSLYARRVTLPAITPIVLQKRVIKVYSEDDTSRALEVPSDVTARDVCQLLILKNHFIDDHSWTLFEHLPRIGLERILEDHELVIEIQSHWGIEEENRLYFRKNYAKYEFFKHPVNYFPEHMVSLSSETSGVIGHTQILQMFLSSSTYPEIHGYLHAKEQGKKSSWKKLYFLLRRSGLYFSTKGASKEPRHLQFFCEFSSSDMYMSLAGKKMSGTPANYGFCFKPNKAGGAKDLKQLCADDEQSRTCWMTAIRLLKYGMQLYQNYMQPYQGRGGCSSLTISPMRSISENSLVAMDFSGHRSRVIENPTEALSVAVEEGLAWRRKGCLRLNTHGSPTTSQSATSSVAIHRTQLWFHHKISRDEAQRLILQQGLVDGVFLVRDSQSNPKTFVLSMSHGLKIKHFQIVPLEDDGKLFYTLDDGHTRFTDLIQLVEFYQLNKGVLPCKLKHYCARIAL, from the exons GTAATTAAAGTATACAGTGAGGATGACACTAGCAGAGCTTTGGAAGTGCCAAGTGATGTAACAGCCAGAGATGTATGCCAGCTATTAATACTGAAGAATCATTTCATAGATGACCACAGCTGGACACTGTTTGAACACCTTCCTCGCATAGGTCTAG aAAGAATTCTAGAAGACCACGAATTGGTAATTGAAATTCAGTCACACTGGGGAATCGAAGAAGAAAATAGACTGTATTTTAGAAAAAACTATGCCAAATATGAGTTTTTTAAACACCCAGTG AATTATTTTCCAGAGCATATGGTGTCGTTGTCAAGCGAGACTAGTGGAGTGATAGGCCACACACAGATATTACAG atgtTCCTAAGTTCCAGCACATATCCTGAAATTCATGGTTATTTGCATGCAAAGGAGCAAGGGAAGAAATCATCATGGAAAAAATTATACTTTCTTTTGAGAAGATCTGgcctgtatttttccactaaAGGGGCATCAAAG GAACCAAGGCATCTGCAGTTTTTCTGTGAATTCAGCAGTAGTGATATGTATATGTCTTTGGCAGGCAAAAAGATGTCTGGAACACCAGCAAACTATGGATTCTGCTTTAAG CCTAACAAAGCAGGAGGAGCCAAAGACCTGAAGCAGCTCTGTGCAGATGACGAGCAGAGTAGGACTTGCTGGATGACAGCAATTAGATTACTTAAG TATGGAATGCAGCTGTATCAGAATTACATGCAAccatatcaaggtagaggtggcTGCAGTTCTCTGACTATATCACCTATG AGAAGTATTTCAGAAAATTCCTTGGTAGCAATGGACTTCTCAGGACATAGAAGCAGAGTTATTGAAAATCCAACAGAAGCCCTTTCAGTTGCAGTTGAAGAAGGGTTAGCATGGCGG AGAAAAGGGTGTTTACGACTCAACACACATGGAAGTCCTACCACCTCTCAAAGTGCCACATCCAGTGTAG CAATACATAGAACACAACTGTGGTTTCACCATAAAATCTCTAGGGATGAAGCTCAACGACTTATTTTACAGCAAGGACTTGTAGATGG GGTTTTCTTGGTACGGGATAGCCAAAGTAATCCCAAAACGTTTGTATTGTCAATGAGCCATGGACTAAAAATAAAGCACTTTCAAATTGTACCA CTGGAAGATGATGGAAAGCTATTCTATACACTGGATGATGGTCACACCAGATTTACTGATCTCATCCAGCTTGTGGAGTTCTACCAGCTCAATAAAGGAGTATTACCTTGCAAGTTAAAACACTATTGTGCCCGAATTGCTCTTTAA
- the GRB14 gene encoding growth factor receptor-bound protein 14 isoform X3 — MSLYARRVTLPAITPIVLQKRVIKVYSEDDTSRALEVPSDVTARDVCQLLILKNHFIDDHSWTLFEHLPRIGLERILEDHELVIEIQSHWGIEEENRLYFRKNYAKYEFFKHPVNYFPEHMVSLSSETSGVIGHTQILQMFLSSSTYPEIHGYLHAKEQGKKSSWKKLYFLLRRSGLYFSTKGASKEPRHLQFFCEFSSSDMYMSLAGKKMSGTPANYGFCFKPNKAGGAKDLKQLCADDEQSRTCWMTAIRLLKYGMQLYQNYMQPYQGRGGCSSLTISPMRSISENSLVAMDFSGHRSRVIENPTEALSVAVEEGLAWRRKGCLRLNTHGSPTTSQSATSSQYIEHNCGFTIKSLGMKLNDLFYSKDL, encoded by the exons GTAATTAAAGTATACAGTGAGGATGACACTAGCAGAGCTTTGGAAGTGCCAAGTGATGTAACAGCCAGAGATGTATGCCAGCTATTAATACTGAAGAATCATTTCATAGATGACCACAGCTGGACACTGTTTGAACACCTTCCTCGCATAGGTCTAG aAAGAATTCTAGAAGACCACGAATTGGTAATTGAAATTCAGTCACACTGGGGAATCGAAGAAGAAAATAGACTGTATTTTAGAAAAAACTATGCCAAATATGAGTTTTTTAAACACCCAGTG AATTATTTTCCAGAGCATATGGTGTCGTTGTCAAGCGAGACTAGTGGAGTGATAGGCCACACACAGATATTACAG atgtTCCTAAGTTCCAGCACATATCCTGAAATTCATGGTTATTTGCATGCAAAGGAGCAAGGGAAGAAATCATCATGGAAAAAATTATACTTTCTTTTGAGAAGATCTGgcctgtatttttccactaaAGGGGCATCAAAG GAACCAAGGCATCTGCAGTTTTTCTGTGAATTCAGCAGTAGTGATATGTATATGTCTTTGGCAGGCAAAAAGATGTCTGGAACACCAGCAAACTATGGATTCTGCTTTAAG CCTAACAAAGCAGGAGGAGCCAAAGACCTGAAGCAGCTCTGTGCAGATGACGAGCAGAGTAGGACTTGCTGGATGACAGCAATTAGATTACTTAAG TATGGAATGCAGCTGTATCAGAATTACATGCAAccatatcaaggtagaggtggcTGCAGTTCTCTGACTATATCACCTATG AGAAGTATTTCAGAAAATTCCTTGGTAGCAATGGACTTCTCAGGACATAGAAGCAGAGTTATTGAAAATCCAACAGAAGCCCTTTCAGTTGCAGTTGAAGAAGGGTTAGCATGGCGG AGAAAAGGGTGTTTACGACTCAACACACATGGAAGTCCTACCACCTCTCAAAGTGCCACATCCAGT CAATACATAGAACACAACTGTGGTTTCACCATAAAATCTCTAGGGATGAAGCTCAACGACTTATTTTACAGCAAGGACTTGTAG